Genomic segment of Vanacampus margaritifer isolate UIUO_Vmar chromosome 13, RoL_Vmar_1.0, whole genome shotgun sequence:
ACATTCATCTACACAATGGACACACATTTAgtacacaaaagacaaaaaggcGTCAAACTACACATTCGCAAGTCTCGGCTATCAGATTAGAAAGGCGGAGCACTGCTTCTAAGACGAAATCGTCGGTTTTAAATATAGTTATCATTGGTAAAAACTATCACCATAAAGTCAATGACTTTAATacaatcattcatttaaaacctCGAGTGTAAAAATGTAGCATTGAAGGCTAGcaggtgtgtttttactgttatTACAGACGATGTAAAAGCGTAGGCTACCAGTGGGCTGGGCAGAGAACGAAGAACTGTAACAAGGACATTCATTTGTTGTATGGAATTTggtcctgccttttttttttttaatgtaaaatgaaaTCAAGCGATGGGCTTCTACTTCTCAATAATCAAGCTCACAATCGGATCAGCAGTCAACAAGGTCCCTTTAACATGAAGGTGACTTGATTTATTCATGTGCAGTGCTGctgactaaaactaataaattatgaaaattaTGAAACAGTTGAGGTGACTTGATGCTTCATTGAGAACCAGGCACTGTGGTTATGATGTGAAGGCGGAAACAAACACTACGCTGTGAGTATtgatggcaacaacaacaacaaaagtccaCTTAAAAGAATGAAAGACAAATGTTAATGTTGCCAAATGTTTTGCCAGTGACACAATGTTAGTGAATCACATACTTTGTTATAGGTTAtgatatacattttatattcataatgagcagttttattcatttgtttctaAAGTTGCAAAAAAATGGTCAGTTATGAAAAAGTacattgtgtttgtattttccaATACAAATTTTCAAATATGTGCTCGTTATTgcatttcagttttgtttaaaaataaaataaaatccagaaGTATTCATGTTAGTGAACGTTGTGAGTCactgacaaaatattttggacTGTTTATTTGCACCAGTTTGAAATGATGAATGGCAGGCCAACAAGGtggaaaaacatgaaaatgtagcctctttttttttggtcttctcaTGCAATCAGCTGACAAGAGCAAAACTACAACATTACCTCATTGCCAACCAAACACATCAGTTGGAATACAGCGTATGTGGGTTATATGATTGTTCCTATGCAGGATGACACACAAGATGAagtgaaatggggaaaaaaaaggtaggcaggattctgacttcattctcagaattctgacttgccTTTTTCTCACAATTTGGACTTTCTGACTTCCACCCACAGTTCAaagctctacgtcacaaagtcagaattctcactttaaagtcagaattctgagaataaagtgagaatcccgACAaccccttttttccccccacttcactggccctaatcctttcCCGTAGATGTTCCATCTAGTTTGCGAAATACCAAATcagcaaagtattttttattttcatgcctGCTTTCAGGCAACTTGTACTGTATTTCGGACGTGCAGGCCTACAGAGGGTGAAGCCCTTGGTCACACATTCAAAGAGCTCAGCGACAGAAATGGTAAAGTGCTACTGCGGACTGGAGGCACCCTGATCACATAAAAACTAAATGCTTTTGAACCACATAAAGACACGGCCAGCGAATGGACAATGTAGAATTGTTAAAAGTCCTAACATGTGAAAAAAGGGCACCATATAAATTAAtctcagctttaaaaaaaaaaaaaaaagagctaaagTTCAGACTACAGGTGGTGTCTTCTTCAGTGCTTAATCTCAGGTGCTACAAGATGGtctccatatatatatttatactataCTGTATAACACAGTATGAATATATGTATACAGTTAAAAGctgcatatgtatatattagggctgcacaacatcaaaaaaatattgtcaataagtttcatatggaTTCGATCTGACTCTGACCGGTGAGATGCAACTACAATGCACATTGCCATCCAATTAGAGAGCAATACATAACATAAAACAACttgaaaaattataataataatacaaaaatatagagATAAATAAATTATGACAATCATCTAAGAACACACCGAGCCAGCTGAGTTTGCctcatgaaaaatgtatttctttcattagataataaaaaGGCATTTCTTTCGGTATATGTTCAATATTGCAATGAAATTGATATCGCAATATTCAACAACTTTATCgtgcagccctaatatatatacgtatatatattcGATTGCTCTAGGTGCCCAATTTAAAGGGTTTCTCAACTGGTTGACAAGTCCCAGTCATGTGTAGCTTTGAGGTAAATTGGAAGAGGGAATGACTTTGGGGTATGCACAACATCCATGCTACATTCCATTTGTGTTTCTCTTCATACCCTGAGGTTTAGGTCCATCAGTTCTCTCGCTGCTCCTCAACAGTTCAAATATCACAACAcctcaaacaaaaaatacaattacatatCATTTCAACAAGATAAGATGatgaattgttttaaaatggtgCAAAATAATTTCCAAGACCCTGTCATACCAATGCAGCTCTCAAGGAAGACATTTCTTTTACCTATTGTTCTGGGAGACAGTCAATCGTCCCAATCCAAGTGATGCTCCCAAAGCAGGATGGGAAACAATAAAGATTTAAGGAGGCACCCAAAGAGAGGACGatataaatatgaaattaaaaagagGGGGATCATCCCTCTGTCTACAGAGAGTCTGTCTCCAGTGTAAAAGGACTGTGGTGATTTTACAGACTTTATTGGTAGGTAAGGGCCCGCCCTGCCTCCTGTCTGTCTTTTGAGCAGGGCAGGTTGTGCTGGTTGTTATGTGCCTTCATCCAGGCAGGGGGCGCTGTCCTCCTCCTCACCGTTGCGTCCCTCTGGACTCGGTGAGGTGATCGTCCTGTGAGGGTGGGGGCTCTGCAACGTCAGATTGGTGGGCCGTGACAGAGGAGGCGAAGGAGGGCGATACCTGCTGCGCGGGTCCGGGGACGTCGAGGGGGAGGACGAGTCCTGGTGCCGCTCCGCCTCCAACTGGGGGTCATCCTCGAGTGGACTCTCGAGGTCAGACTCCAGatcctcatcctcttcttcttcctccagtGTCAGTTCAAACTGGAACTTGTCCCCGCTTATCCCCGTCGACAGGTTCGGTCCTCCCAGACTCGCTCCCGATCGGAGCTCAGCGTGCGGCTCGTCAGGACTAGAAGGTGAGGGGCTGCGTGGGATCATGCTCTGGTACCACTCCCTGTTGTCCTCCAGGGTGTCCAGGATGTCCTGAGCGTCGGGGTGCACCAAGTCCGCCCACGTCTCCCACAGAGGGTGAACAATGTAGTCGATGAAGCCCACCTACAGAAGAAAGACACAAACAATGTCAGCAATATCGACAACAATAATGAGATCCAATGTAAAAGCTGTACCAGCGAGCTTTTAATTTGACAAATAGGGGGGATATTTGCCTTTCATTTGAGATTTCAGGCCATGCTCTTACTCAAAACATGGTATCTCAAATAATAATTACCCATTAAAATGAACATAAATGCCATCCGTCCATGAGCACTCCATATAATTGGActttataaaaaacacagatatgaaaattaaatagaattaaaatgtaatggCAATTTCTATTTCCTGCTCGTATCGGATGCCGTTGCCTACAATTGAAGTGAGATTCATAATGTGTCAATTTCCCTCTGAGCTCAAGATAGAGTACATCACTGAATAATGTTTTAGTTCTGCCTACATCCTGCTGAaccatttgttttcaatgttgtCCCtacatgctaattagcattagcattaagctagcagggcCTTTCTTTAAGCACTAGTTTGGCTGTTTTAaagtgtaattctctttgtttagtTAACAGTAAGATTCAACTGGGTGTGGCATTAAACAGTTTGGAGCCGCAGTGCAGTTTATTTTAAAGTCTGCGCAAGTCAAAGTAAAACGGCTTGTatctgaaaaacaacaacaacaattcttAAGTCATTTATCTCAAGACACAACTGTGTTAGAAACATTTTATGGCAGGATGCAGCAACTAAATCATACAGTGCAAGGCAGTGTAGTGAATTGGCCATACAGCTCTTATAGTGGATTAAATTGTGTAAATTGCTATGTTGTATTGTAGCGCAAatacctaaaataaataaataaataaaatcaacaaccAAACATGTTTTGGTGGTGAATGAAGGACACACATgcaacatttgaagattttttttccccaaagctcatttttgggaggaaaaagtttgtcagcaaataaaatatataatatagtaaaaaaaaaaaatacaaaacactgGTCAGCTAGATTGACTCCCAAGTTCAACGCATGTATCAGTGGGTGTTACCTGGCTCTTTTCAATCGAGGCATTGTGTTTGTCACACATGGGACTGATCTCCATGCCCTTATCCCGTTCCCTGTCACCCTGTGTGAAGAATTCCACCATGATGCGGTCCGTCCACTGGCGGTAAAGCTCGAGGGGCTTGGTTGGGTTGCTCAGATCGGCGCAATGAACCATGTTCTGAAGAACCTGGAGGAGAAAAACAGGGTCAATTTTTCTAGCCCCACTCTAAACCATTAGCACTGACAAAGAATGGACTTGACAGTAACAATTGCAAACATTCTGCATTTTGTCAACAGAGGGCGCTCTAACCTGGATTCGATCTGAATAGTTGTCAAGCAGCAGAACTCCCAAGCTGGTCACTTTCTTGGTCTCCACCATTGTTTTCATGTCCGCCAAGAAGTTCATATGTTTGGACATATCTGTGGCTAGCACCTAATCACAACATCAGCGGTGATACATTACAATCGCAGTCGGAAAATAAATTGTAGTATATTTTCTTCATCGGCTATGTGAAATATGCCGGATGATGCATTTTGGAGCATATGGCTCAGAGGTTCTGGATTTGTTTTTCATAATCATTAAATGATCTCATTCTAAGGACTGTAAAGGAGGATGACTGAATAACATACTAGAGTACTAACATGATATAGAtgagtaaaaataataagattAGATACATTTTAAACTTTTCGCTACTCCCTTTGACCATGTAAAATAAACTGAACCAAGACATCTCTTGATGAGCCTTTCATTCCATTTTTCCTGGTTATGTCTTTGTTGTGTGCTTATATGTTCAATATATCAAATCAATTCAGTTCAAGAACacactcttaaaaacagttgggtcaagagtaacccaattatggatataaaaaaaaaatggaccgatccactttatgggtcaatttgacccaactttctgggttgttttatacaaaatgactcaatttttgacccaagtaaaggatctgaccaatgcTTATTTGTTGTAGtcaaaagacccatttcttgactcaaagtcgggtcaaattgacccaagtagaggattggtccatttttgacccatagttgggttatttttgacccaattattAGGTTATGTCCTAAactgctaaaaaaataataataagggaAAGCACAAAGTCTCACCATGTCGATCACCATCTTGCGGAGGGAATCTCGTTGTTTCTTGCTGAGGTTCTGGAAGATGTCACAGTTGTCCCCTTGGAGCAGTTTGAAGCCCACAGCGAGGTGATGGTTCTCGAGCACTGAGGCATCATTGTACATTAATGCTAACTCGGAACCTGTGACGGAAAAGGTGGAAGCTGCTTCAAATATGTGACAGGGAAACTCATTAAAGAAAGTACTGACTctcaaacaaaatattaagaaaatgaATTGTTTCTCACACATGTTTTCATAATGATTAAAAGAAGACCTACTTGTGTTTATTAGGAACTGGTTCGTGACGCCCGGGTGGTCAACGTCGTGAATGGCACTGGCAAACAAAACAGCCATGATCTCTAAATCTGTGAATACAGCCtgcaaagaaacaaacatgGTATTTGAAAGGGCATACTCGCAAGTATTTGTCATATTTGACTCCAAATCATTGAAGAGTTCACCTCTAGAGCGGGCGAAGACAAAAGCACGTGTGTGGACTGCACAACATCAGCTGCATGGATGTTGTTGTGATAAGCTACATCAGCTCGGTAATGGTCCTCTAAGGTCATCATGAAGGTGATGAAGGTGTTAATGGGCATCCTGAATGTTTTTAGAAGATCTCGCTCCTGGCAGGGAACAAAGAGAGAGGTCATGTTGACGCTTATTGACAAGTTGAAGATGCCGGGTAGTATTGAGGTTTACTGGATGTAAATACGGCTTAACACggagcaagaaaaaaagacgtcccctattgaaatgtagTGAGAGTTGTTATTCCCGGAGAGCCGGGGGGTGGGGGACTATATCTGTTAacacattcaaacccaaaaacgtataaatgtttttttttttaaatacttttttcttcactcccaaatacgtatttatatgtttattatgtgtttttttttttatgctagagaatacagaaggctttgatgcagcttctgacctgaacaagtcgcttaaagcaatggtagataTTACAGAAAATGGCCATCAGGGGGGAGCAGAGAACAAgaaatcagccagggccatgttgcaacaagctcttttctccagtgttttcaacaggtttgtaaataatgatgaaacttagctatattctaatgctatttgctgcaaaattgaaaaaatatacaaatatatatttttttcggatgaaagaagagactctaacctttcttttggtaagttccatggttttatagcaatagaacacaatattcggtgggccttgcaaaatctgtcaaaatccagtaaaacagccgggagcgaactgggatgcttcagtgaaaatggctgcgagtgaatgagttaatgatgttgcatcctttatttatttttgaaggtttATGTAGTaacaaatgtaaatactgtatttagtggGAGAATGAGAACAGTTTTTTCCCAACCTTTGAGCCAAggcccaaattttttatttggaaaaatcTCACGCCAACTCACCAagcaaaaatgccacaaaagtGGATAGCAAGTTACTCAGATTAATCATGTGCCTTCTGCTGCTTTCTAGCGGGAAAGCATTCTGCCTGTCAGTTTGCGTCATTAGCAGACATTGATGAAtaaagatacattatttttaagaaataaataGTATTTGTGCTTCTTTAGTGAAATTGGAAGAATTTTCCACAGCTTAGACTCTCATGGCACACTAACATGCTGTGGTACACTTGAGAATTACTACACTAAGGAATACTTTGAAACGtgtgtttgaacatatttaatgTATGACTCAAATATGATGTCTCTAAATCCCAAATCTTCACTCTGTAACATATCCCATATCTGCGAAAAACGAGAGTTCACTGTAACTCTTCATTTTCTCTGTAGATTCAACTTTTTGTTCCCttcttttttgtgtatttggtTAGGATacgggtcagcaacctttcctgtcaaaacagCCATTTAAGGccaaataaatgaccaaaaataacaatagtgtgtctggagccgcaaaacatttgaagattatgGTAAGGAAAACGTGTGTTAGTGTAATGTACTGAGTTCCCAAGAGCTAATGAGAGCAGCACCACAAACGacacaaaaatagcagcatcAGTACTTTGATattaattttcttctacctttcgtctttatttttgggacttttttcagtgtgtaatttttcatgcatttttagacTTTACTGCCTTTCTgctaaatttctgacatttttggcaagttTATGGCCATATTAAAGGCATTTTCTGCCTCTGTTCTTCCTTTTTgaacaattattttgaaattttttgcttctttttttccagcaaatgtatgacatttttggcaattctgtggacattttatttaattatctggatttcttcttttgtttttgaacattttatagttactttttaaatgttttcttttctgcttttttttttttttataaaatttcgGACTTTTTGGTGgcaattttatgtacattttatggtaattttcgggattttttcttttgtttttggacattttatagtagtttacttttctgccttaaaaaaaactaaacattttctgactattggtaattaaaaaaatattttatgttaattttctgtctttcttttttttttgatattttaggttactttttgaactttttttccccctgacatTGTATGTATCTTTTTCTCAcatttaaaaatttggactcttgacatttatttatttttttttaaatcattaattaatttgaagaatattttgtctaaaaaatacaaataaatatgtaaaaaaaaaaaaaagtcatttaacatttatttattattataatttttgttttacagatccacagggagccacagaagAGGGGGTAGagaggttgcagacccctgggaTAGGAGATGTTCCTACCTGGAAGATGGAGAACATGATGACCGTCAAAGGGCGGTTTCCGGAGTGTTCTGCTATCTTGAATACATCCAGACCCCACCGGTTAAGGTCCTCAATCTCCTGAGGAAGCGAAACATGACACGTGTAACGCATGTTgtctttctgtgtgtgtttgtagacGCACGTTGGCCAGCAGGTTCTCCTGTGGGGTGTTGACTCCAAAACGAGGTATGCAGGTGGACGCAAGGCTGGGGCTCTGTGTGACCTTTTTCACACCGCTGATCTGTGACATgggcctcttcttcttctccttctccttagGCGGCGGAGACAGGATCTCCACATCATGTTGTTTCTCTGCAATGAGAACAGAATCCATTTTAGAACCGTAACCACAAAATAGACATATTGTATGTGTGATACGGAGTAGTTTGAGCTGCTTTTGAAAGTACGAAAAAGCAACACGTTTTCTTAGTGGCATTCATGTGCACTGGCTATCATCCAGGATTcacaaattgatgtttaaatgtATGGGCCTGTTTCACcacatattttttcatttattttcaatt
This window contains:
- the pde4cb gene encoding 3',5'-cyclic-AMP phosphodiesterase 4C isoform X2, with protein sequence MECATLNREGAGLAKPPKHLWRQPRTNIRIKQRINSDSERYLCRNRTLEKLRPVLRKPRLSWPSSLKRFDVENGLSVGRSPLDTQTSPGSGLVLQSNVPHSQRRESFLYRSDSDYDLSPKTMSRNSSTASDLHGEDMIVTPFAQILASLRTVRSNFAALTHLQDRVGNKWPPSSNPPPLCKPCHTEEPYQKLAMETLEELDWCLDQLETLQTRHSVSEMASNKFKRMLNRELTQLSETSRSGNQVSEFIANTFLEKQHDVEILSPPPKEKEKKKRPMSQISGVKKVTQSPSLASTCIPRFGVNTPQENLLANEIEDLNRWGLDVFKIAEHSGNRPLTVIMFSIFQERDLLKTFRMPINTFITFMMTLEDHYRADVAYHNNIHAADVVQSTHVLLSSPALEAVFTDLEIMAVLFASAIHDVDHPGVTNQFLINTSSELALMYNDASVLENHHLAVGFKLLQGDNCDIFQNLSKKQRDSLRKMVIDMVLATDMSKHMNFLADMKTMVETKKVTSLGVLLLDNYSDRIQVLQNMVHCADLSNPTKPLELYRQWTDRIMVEFFTQGDRERDKGMEISPMCDKHNASIEKSQVGFIDYIVHPLWETWADLVHPDAQDILDTLEDNREWYQSMIPRSPSPSSPDEPHAELRSGASLGGPNLSTGISGDKFQFELTLEEEEEDEDLESDLESPLEDDPQLEAERHQDSSSPSTSPDPRSRYRPPSPPLSRPTNLTLQSPHPHRTITSPSPEGRNGEEEDSAPCLDEGT
- the pde4cb gene encoding 3',5'-cyclic-AMP phosphodiesterase 4C isoform X1, yielding MSWLEGRRESLPVVHQVVRRRYSGPLLLPPLRRRHSCQDHQSDTCRFSAVHGLPLHRLEALYCRALASHDEHRFDVENGLSVGRSPLDTQTSPGSGLVLQSNVPHSQRRESFLYRSDSDYDLSPKTMSRNSSTASDLHGEDMIVTPFAQILASLRTVRSNFAALTHLQDRVGNKWPPSSNPPPLCKPCHTEEPYQKLAMETLEELDWCLDQLETLQTRHSVSEMASNKFKRMLNRELTQLSETSRSGNQVSEFIANTFLEKQHDVEILSPPPKEKEKKKRPMSQISGVKKVTQSPSLASTCIPRFGVNTPQENLLANEIEDLNRWGLDVFKIAEHSGNRPLTVIMFSIFQERDLLKTFRMPINTFITFMMTLEDHYRADVAYHNNIHAADVVQSTHVLLSSPALEAVFTDLEIMAVLFASAIHDVDHPGVTNQFLINTSSELALMYNDASVLENHHLAVGFKLLQGDNCDIFQNLSKKQRDSLRKMVIDMVLATDMSKHMNFLADMKTMVETKKVTSLGVLLLDNYSDRIQVLQNMVHCADLSNPTKPLELYRQWTDRIMVEFFTQGDRERDKGMEISPMCDKHNASIEKSQVGFIDYIVHPLWETWADLVHPDAQDILDTLEDNREWYQSMIPRSPSPSSPDEPHAELRSGASLGGPNLSTGISGDKFQFELTLEEEEEDEDLESDLESPLEDDPQLEAERHQDSSSPSTSPDPRSRYRPPSPPLSRPTNLTLQSPHPHRTITSPSPEGRNGEEEDSAPCLDEGT
- the pde4cb gene encoding 3',5'-cyclic-AMP phosphodiesterase 4C isoform X4 encodes the protein MNKDSRLTRKGVPAGFGHGRRHSCLGFDVENGLSVGRSPLDTQTSPGSGLVLQSNVPHSQRRESFLYRSDSDYDLSPKTMSRNSSTASDLHGEDMIVTPFAQILASLRTVRSNFAALTHLQDRVGNKWPPSSNPPPLCKPCHTEEPYQKLAMETLEELDWCLDQLETLQTRHSVSEMASNKFKRMLNRELTQLSETSRSGNQVSEFIANTFLEKQHDVEILSPPPKEKEKKKRPMSQISGVKKVTQSPSLASTCIPRFGVNTPQENLLANEIEDLNRWGLDVFKIAEHSGNRPLTVIMFSIFQERDLLKTFRMPINTFITFMMTLEDHYRADVAYHNNIHAADVVQSTHVLLSSPALEAVFTDLEIMAVLFASAIHDVDHPGVTNQFLINTSSELALMYNDASVLENHHLAVGFKLLQGDNCDIFQNLSKKQRDSLRKMVIDMVLATDMSKHMNFLADMKTMVETKKVTSLGVLLLDNYSDRIQVLQNMVHCADLSNPTKPLELYRQWTDRIMVEFFTQGDRERDKGMEISPMCDKHNASIEKSQVGFIDYIVHPLWETWADLVHPDAQDILDTLEDNREWYQSMIPRSPSPSSPDEPHAELRSGASLGGPNLSTGISGDKFQFELTLEEEEEDEDLESDLESPLEDDPQLEAERHQDSSSPSTSPDPRSRYRPPSPPLSRPTNLTLQSPHPHRTITSPSPEGRNGEEEDSAPCLDEGT
- the pde4cb gene encoding 3',5'-cyclic-AMP phosphodiesterase 4C isoform X3 encodes the protein MSLPTNCVYLAPSFQDRYLKMRNGNIGGSPCAVNRPIDIVQKRRRFDVENGLSVGRSPLDTQTSPGSGLVLQSNVPHSQRRESFLYRSDSDYDLSPKTMSRNSSTASDLHGEDMIVTPFAQILASLRTVRSNFAALTHLQDRVGNKWPPSSNPPPLCKPCHTEEPYQKLAMETLEELDWCLDQLETLQTRHSVSEMASNKFKRMLNRELTQLSETSRSGNQVSEFIANTFLEKQHDVEILSPPPKEKEKKKRPMSQISGVKKVTQSPSLASTCIPRFGVNTPQENLLANEIEDLNRWGLDVFKIAEHSGNRPLTVIMFSIFQERDLLKTFRMPINTFITFMMTLEDHYRADVAYHNNIHAADVVQSTHVLLSSPALEAVFTDLEIMAVLFASAIHDVDHPGVTNQFLINTSSELALMYNDASVLENHHLAVGFKLLQGDNCDIFQNLSKKQRDSLRKMVIDMVLATDMSKHMNFLADMKTMVETKKVTSLGVLLLDNYSDRIQVLQNMVHCADLSNPTKPLELYRQWTDRIMVEFFTQGDRERDKGMEISPMCDKHNASIEKSQVGFIDYIVHPLWETWADLVHPDAQDILDTLEDNREWYQSMIPRSPSPSSPDEPHAELRSGASLGGPNLSTGISGDKFQFELTLEEEEEDEDLESDLESPLEDDPQLEAERHQDSSSPSTSPDPRSRYRPPSPPLSRPTNLTLQSPHPHRTITSPSPEGRNGEEEDSAPCLDEGT